The Trueperaceae bacterium sequence CGTGCGCGAGGTGCACGCGGATCTGGTGGGTGCGGCCCGACCGGGGGGTGGCCTTGACGAGCGCGTGCCCGGCCGCGCGGGCCACCACCCGGAGGCGGGTGGTGGCCGGCTTGGCGTTCCCGCCCCCCACCGTCATCGACTGCCGCTGCACCGGGTGCCGGCCGATGGGCGCGTCGACCTCCACCTCGTCGGCGAGGTCCCCGACCGCGATCGCGACGTACTCCTTGACGGTATGGCGTTTCTTGAAGGCGTCCGCCAACGCGCGGTGCGCCGCGTCGTGCTTCGCGACGACCATGACCCCCGACGTGTCCTTGTCGAGGCGGTGCACGATGCCCGGCCGGTAGTCCTCGCGGTGCGGGTCGTAGACGTCCTCCTTCGCGAGCGCCATGCGCCCGAGGAGGGCGTTGACGACCGTCCCGGTCCGCACCGACGCGGTCGGGTGCGCCACGACGCCCGGCGGCTTGTCGATCGCCGCGAGGTCGTCGTCCTGGTACACGATCGCCACCCCGAGGTCCTCGGGTTCGACGAGGTCCGGGACGTCCGGCGGGCGCTGGACCGTGACGATCTCCCCGCCCCGCAACGTCGTCGCGGGCTTGCCGACCGGGGCGCCGTCGAGCGTCACGTGCCCGCCGTCGACCAGGTCCTTCGCAGCGGTCCGCGACGTCGCCAACGCCTGCGCGATGGCGACGTCGAGGCGTTCGCCGGCGGGCGCTTCGAACGCGTCGATCTCCACGCCCACGAGTGTAGCGCCGCCCCGGTGCGCCGGGGCGCGGGCGCTATACTCGGCGGGTGCCGCACCTCCCCCTCGCCCTCGACGCCATGGGCGGCGACCGCATGCCGG is a genomic window containing:
- a CDS encoding RluA family pseudouridine synthase, translating into MEIDAFEAPAGERLDVAIAQALATSRTAAKDLVDGGHVTLDGAPVGKPATTLRGGEIVTVQRPPDVPDLVEPEDLGVAIVYQDDDLAAIDKPPGVVAHPTASVRTGTVVNALLGRMALAKEDVYDPHREDYRPGIVHRLDKDTSGVMVVAKHDAAHRALADAFKKRHTVKEYVAIAVGDLADEVEVDAPIGRHPVQRQSMTVGGGNAKPATTRLRVVARAAGHALVKATPRSGRTHQIRVHLAHAGAPILGDVVYGRASGAMPRQALHAWRLTLPHPRDHRPIAFRADVPADVVAAWTALGGAWPDELEPPT